One genomic window of Etheostoma spectabile isolate EspeVRDwgs_2016 chromosome 5, UIUC_Espe_1.0, whole genome shotgun sequence includes the following:
- the LOC116689109 gene encoding uncharacterized protein LOC116689109: MVLYGGFFMPLWELCSRMYVCVSIWRLPQMTSHLCILILSCLAVSSQMGLEDVFFSPQDQTVREGEGVFFQCVSGESSPPASITWLKDGTLVARGRHIQGEYGGGNQKKISGTLHLFNVTLEDDGIYICVTHNPLLNIDKKSNPAKLTVQGVPRRLQIIQGPNNITVAIGTEVSMHCAVHGFPVPMVHWFKDGCLLSNCSVSFSLQNNGQLLTFRNVTREDEGSYHCEAFNQKESIKSQPAFLHLAEMDWSFVQQPVNLTVMRGENVTVTCRPPYSRPAAQVSWFKNNQLLTQSVHETVLPNGDLFFHSVQEYDSGSYFCRASNIHLQRFLTSRRATLTVLAPPSVKLWPQMLTVHVGARVVLECKVSGHPLPSISWVKRGHSKQTGGKIILGLRNATLYIHSARSYDEGVYACEASNTLGHSHKTAMLRVAVSPIIVTILGQVSCRIGASVVLPCRAVGIQPITYTWTRGRAETQSPISPTEHRHIDEDGALHISSVQYSDVGEYYCTAENRAGRHQRRSILTVTAEHRAAVRGKQTRLVLSANTGTSKDLPVSQSSDSMAEQHLETTHHPQVQAQHKEATCSLSHCDETTYSATTSSTLSRGAVAEIKMPQQSLGYLSHHPLNQPTTNPTQPLVTQMQPPMLPPHPHPNFQSVDLHTQLPLTRDPLTISNTETPITHSQTSVVTSKGLGSTLQYLLIKSQSHLTLTSSRTKLHSSNQVSDELLTESHTQGSKVRAVSLANQFKEPFTETVKPSVVGPFGFLKLDLYSITQSSASQAESHQTPTDQLVTKSQFYQSYHEPTLTQISQTKLEHQVQRLHQKTHLQLSPTISQITKSDPQQPFTQSLFPKFHLEQSKITHDLSFTQPPPSPFTKPQQSQTYSQPFPAKPTLTISSSPTQHPLLHSQPPLPQTEKFPFQHRDPLQIQPSISTIHETSDYSTPEIPVVHQVNVSDQIQLNTSQQGDPVQSNKSSNDTELTEWLKRNTSQSPMTSNDPRVTQQSPSWLPVLEKHDIPIVVGVGVSLAFIFITVTFYSVVQKNELASTSRAVQRTLGVPIRHTEHRTAGRTYENRAFEDDDCVAVIEQSPNTSDTRARPPGPSLVTVQIEPTFEDLQEDTQPALDDHLVTIETYPEPILDTKVEPSLEEEKGCSLSQPSIQLQCAEDWTSNRGDNCSQCQDALPPPSSLPSRSPSPSPPSRHEEGLRSSLTLQSAEPCVAPIHHSLTISHGNPPRLLSHHVSLGLTTVAVDVHFYPATTASVAVGTSTHINSVSNSTSVTAPVFSPPLVNSQENDQSAARVHQCK; the protein is encoded by the exons ATGGTGCTGTATGGTGGTTTCTTCATGCCACTCTGGGAGCTATGCAGTAGGATGTATGTCTGTGTCTCTATCTGGAGGCTCCCACAGATGACTTCCCACCTCTGCATACTCATCCTGTCGTGCTTGGCAGTCTCTTCCCAAATGG GTTTGGAGGATGTTTTCTTCAGTCCCCAGGACCAGACAGtcagagaaggagagggagttTTCTTCCAGTGTGTGTCAGGGGAAAGTTCACCTCCAGCAAGCATCACCTGGCTCAAAGATGGGACACTGGTCGCAAGAGGGAGACACATTCAG GGTGAGTATGGAGGGGGTAACCAGAAGAAGATCTCAGGTACTCTGCATCTTTTCAACGTAACATTAGAGGATGATGGGATATACATTTGTGTCACACACAATCCTTTGCTGAACATCGACAAGAAGAGCAACCCAGCTAAACTGACTGTGCagg GGGTCCCTAGAAGGCTGCAGATCATCCAAGGGCCTAACAACATCACTGTTGCTATAGGAACAGAGGTCTCCATGCACTGTGCTGTACATGGTTTCCCTGTTCCCATGGTGCACTGGTTCAAAGACGGCTGCCTCCTGTCGAACTGCTCGGTCTCGTTCAGCCTCCAGAACAATGGACAGCTGCTCACATTCAG GAATGTGACCAGGGAAGATGAGGGCTCGTATCACTGTGAAGCATTCAACCAGAAAGAGTCAATCAAGTCACAGCCAGCCTTCCTCCATCTAGCCG AGATGGACTGGAGTTTCGTCCAGCAGCCTGTAAACCTGACAGTGATGAGAGGAGAAAATGTTACAGTCACCTGCCGGCCTCCATACAGCAGACCAGCAGCACAGGTGTCGtggtttaaaaacaaccaaCTTCTCACTCAGTCAGTTCACGAGACTGTGCTGCCCAATGGAGACCTCTTCTtccacag TGTCCAGGAGTATGACAGTGGGAGTTACTTCTGCAGGGCCTCCAACATCCACCTTCAAAGATTTCTCACCTCCAGAAGAGCAACCCTGACTGTGCTGG CCCCTCCATCGGTAAAACTGTGGCCCCAGATGTTGACGGTGCATGTGGGTGCTCGGGTGGTGCTGGAGTGTAAGGTGTCTGGTCACCCTCTACCCTCCATCAGCTGGGTGAAGAGAGGCCACTCAAAGCAGACTGGAGGCAAGATCATTTTGGG ACTGAGAAATGCCACTCTCTACATCCACTCAGCCAGGAGCTATGATGAGGGAGTATATGCGTGCGAGGCCTCCAACACTCTGGGCCACAGCCATAAGACAGCAATGCTGAGAGTTGCTg TGAGTCCCATCATAGTGACCATTTTAGGTCAAGTGAGCTGCCGGATTGGGGCTTCAGTGGTCCTGCCCTGCAGGGCTGTAGGGATTCAACCCATCACATATACCTGGACCAGGGGCAGAGCGGAGACACAGTCCCCCATCAGTCCCACTGAGCACAGACACATTGATG AAGATGGAGCGCTGCATATTTCCAGTGTGCAATATTCTGATGTAGGGGAATATTACTGTACTGCTGAGAACAGAGCAGGACGACATCAGAGACGTAGCATCCTCACTGTCACAG CTGAACATCGTGCAGCTGTTAGAGGCAAGCAGACAAGACTGGTTTTGTCTGCT aACACCGGCACTAGCAAAGATCTGCCAGTGTCCCAATCCAGTGATTCTATGGCTGAGCAACACCTTGAGACAACACATCATCCACAAGTCCAGGCGCAGCACAAGGAGGCCACAt GCTCCTTATCACACTGTGATGAAACAACTTACAGTGCTACCACATCGTCTACACTTTCAAGAGGAGCAGTGGCTGAGATAAAGATGCCACAACAGTCACTTGGCTATCTTTCACATCACCCCCTGAATCAGCCAACAACCAATCCAACTCAGCCATTAGTCACACAAATGCAGCCTCCTATGTTACCACCTCATCCACACCCAAACTTCCAGTCAGTAGATCTCCACACCCAACTGCCACTGACTAGAGATCCTCTTACGATTTCAAATACTGAAACGCCGATAACACACAGCCAGACATCAGTAGTCACCAGCAAAGGTTTGGGTTCAACCCTTCAGTATCTGCTCATTAAAAGTCAATCccatttaacattaacatcATCACGTACAAAATTGCATTCATCAAATCAAGTCAGTGATGAATTGTTGACAGAGTCTCATACTCAGGGCTCTAAGGTCCGTGCAGTGTCTTTAGCCAATCAATTTAAAGAACCCTTCACTGAGACGGTAAAGCCTTCAGTGGTTGGACCCTTTGGCTTTCTCAAGTTGGATTTGTATTCAATCACCCAGTCTTCAGCTTCACAAGCTGAATCCCACCAAACTCCAACTGACCAACTGGTTACAAAAAGTCAATTTTACCAATCCTATCATGAGCCGACCTTAACCCAGATTTCTCAAACCAAACTCGAGCACCAAGTTCAACGTCTCCACCAGAAAACACATCTGCAGCTTTCACCAACCATCTCACAAATAACTAAATCTGATCCTCAACAACCCTTTACTCAAAGTCTTTTTCCAAAGTTCCATCTGGAGCaatcaaaaatcacacatgaTTTGTCTTTCACACAACCTCCACCTTCTCCATTCACAAAGCCTCAACAATCCCAAACTTACAGTCAACCTTTCCCTGCAAAACCAACTTTAACCATATCTTCATCTCCAACACAACATCCACTACTCCACTCACAGCCTCCCCTACCACAGACAGAAAAGTTTCCGTTCCAACACAGAGACCCTCTTCAAATCCAGCCTTCAATCTCAACCATTCATGAGACATCCGATTATTCAACGCCTGAGATTCCTGTTGTCCATCAGGTCAATGTGTCCGATCAGATACAGCTAAATACTAGCCAGCAAGGTGACCCAGTTCAGTCAAATAAATCATCCAATGACACAGAGCTTACAGAGTGGCTGAAGAGGAACACCTCCCAATCCCCTATGACCAGCAATGATCCCAG AGTAACGCAGCAGTCTCCATCATGGTTGCCTGTGCTGGAGAAACATGACATTCCCATTGTGGTGGGAGTGGGTGTATCTCTGgccttcatcttcatcactgttACCTTCTATTCAGTGGTCCAGAAGAACGAACTTGCATCAACAAGCCGAGCAG TTCAGAGGACTCTAGGGGTCCCCATACGACACACTGAACATCGAACTGCAGGACGTACATACGAAAACAG AGCTTTTGAAGACGATGACTGTGTGGCGGTGATTGAGCAGAGCCCCAACACATCAGACACCCGAGCCCGACCTCCAGGACCAAGCCTGGTCACGGTGCAGATAGAGCCTACATTTGAGGATCTTCAGGAGGACACACAGCCTGCTCTAGACGATCACTTAGTCACTATAGAGACTTATCCTGAGCCCATTCTTGACACAAAG GTTGAACCCTctctggaggaggagaagggctGCAGCTTGTCGCAGCCCAGCATCCAGCTGCAGTGTGCTGAGGATTGGACCAGTAACAGAGGAGACAACTGCAGCCAATGCCAGGATGCCTTGCCTCCCCCATCATCCTTACCCTCCCGTTCACCTTCCCCCTCTCCACCATCAAGACATGAGGAGGGCCTCCGCTCCTCGTTAACCCTGCAAAGTGCTGAGCCATGTGTAGCACCCATCCACCACAGCCTCACCATCTCACATGGCAACCCTCCCCGGCTCCTTTCTCACCATGTCTCCTTGGGCCTTACTACGGTAGCAGTGGATGTCCACTTTTACCCAGCAACCACTGCTTCAGTGGCAGTTGGCACTAGCACTCATATCAATTCAGTCTCTAATTCCACTTCAGTGACGGCACCTGTGTTCAGTCCCCCATTAGTTAATAGTCAGGAGAATGACCAATCCGCTGCCAGAGTTCATCAGTGTAAGTAG